The Methanobacterium bryantii DNA segment CCTACTTGGAGGTGACCGATATAAACAAAGGAAACAATTCAATTTTAGATATAAACGATATTGATTGGAACAGAATGTGGAACGAAGCACTCCAGAAAATGCCCCGAGAAAATGAAAAAAATAGGTGGGATAAAATCGCGCCAAAATTCAATGAATGGATGAAAACAGATGACTACCCAAGGATTCTCGCATCAAAAATTCATAAAGAACCGGATTATACTGTTCTAGATTTAGGCTGCGGCAATGGAAGCATAACACTTGAAGTGGCAAAACATGTCAAACAGGTAACAGCTGTAGACATGTCGAATGAAATGCTGAAGTTTGTTGAAAAAAATGCCAAAAAAAAGGGCATTTCAAACATTGAATATATGCAAAGCTCAATTGAGGACCTTGATCCTGACAAAATAGGCCAGTATGATGTAGTACTAGCATCACGATCACTTGGAAACGTTCTTAACCTCAAAAAAGAGCTTAAAAAGATAGACAACATTGCCAAGAAGTATGTATACATGACGCACTGGAGCGCAACAAGTCATCAGTTCGAAAAAGACCTTTCCGAAATTATAGGTGTCCCCCACTACATTTCCCCAGATTATATGTATGTATACAACATGCTCTACCAGATGGGAATATATGCCAGTTTAGAGCCGATTGAATGCGTATCCAGACATATATATAATAATTTAGACGATGCGGTAGAACGCCGCATATGGAAACTTGGATGGACTACAAATAATATCAAAGAAGAAAAAAAAGCAAAAATTGAGAACTTTTTGAAAAAGAAGCTTGTTAAAAGGGATGACGGAACCCTTGAATACACCACCAATGACCCTAACTGGATGTTGCTGTGGTGGAAAAAGTAAATTTAATATTAGGCGGTAAAAATGGATAAAAAAATTATAGTAGGGGCAATAGCGGTAATTGCAGTTGTAGCTGTTGCAGTAGGATACATGAGCTTTGGCAGCTCCATTCCAGGCACAGGCAACACTACCCTCACAGATATGACAGGGAGAACTGTTCACGTGCCTGGTGAAGTAATTTCAGTACTTGCAACATCTCCCCCTGTAACCAATATAGTTTATATGTTAGCCCCAGATAAACTTGGAGGCTGGAATTCAAACTTAACAGCTGATTCAAAGAAATACATACCTGAAAAATATCAAAACCTGACGGTAGTCGGAGGATGGTTTGGTACATACACAGGTAACCCTGAAACATTCATAGCAGCAAACCCATCTCTAATATTAGACGATGTGAGCGTGAGTGGAAACAGTTCTTCTGCAGCGCAAATAAGTGACATGCAGAGTAAAATGGGCAGCATATCTGTAGTGGCAGTTTTAAGTTCAACAAACGTCACAAATTACACTGCATCCATTCAATTCCTTGGAAAAATACTTGGAGAAGAGGAACAGGCAAATAAACTAATATCCTTCTATAACAACGTATCAAAAACTGTTAACAGCACAGTTTCCAGTATACCCGAAAATGAAAAGGTAACTGTTTATTATGCTGAGAGTTCATCAGGTCTTCAGACAGATCCCAGTGGTTCATCACATTCTCAACTCATAAATCTCTGTGGAGGTATAAATGTTGCACAAGTAGCAGTTAAACAGGGAATGGGAATGTCACAGGTATCAATGGAACAAGTACTCAGCTGGAATCCTGAAATCATCATAACTAACGACAAGCAGTTTTACAGCAGCGTCTACTCCAACTCATCATGGAAAGATGTCAAAGCAGTTCAGGATAAAAAGGTTTATCTTGCGCCAAATTCCCCCATAGGCTGGTTTGATAGACCTCCTGGTGTAAACACCATTATTGGGATACCATGGACAGCTAAAGCGCTCTACCCTGACAAATTCAAGGATCTGAACATGACAAAACTGACAAAAGAATTTTACATGGAGTTCTACCATTACAACTTGACAGACAGCGATGTGCAAGACTTACTGAACAATCAAATGTCCTGAAATTAAATAGATATACAAGCAGGATACTTTATCCTGCCCCTTTTTATTTATGGACATGCAATATACAATACATCTTTACTTAATTTCACACATGGAGGGAAAAAATGGGCAATGATACCACCACCCAAAAAACAGGTCCCCAGACCATCAAAAAATCAATTCAGAAAACCATTAAGGAAACATCCGTAATAAGCGTGCTGATACTACTGCCAGTTATCTTATTTTTTGCATCTTTTTTAATAGGGAGATATCCCGTTTCACCATTAGACGTTCTAATGGCCCTTTTACCAATTAAAACAAATTTATCCCCTGCAGTTTACACTGTAGTCTGGGATATAAGGTTACCTAGAATAATGGCTGCAATGATAGTCGGCGCTGCATTATCAGTTTCAGGGGCCTCATTCCAGGGGACATTCCAGAACCCGCTGGTATCTCCAGATATTCTTGGTGTTTCAGCAGGTGCAGGATTTGGAGCCGCTCTGGCCATTTTATTAGGCTCATCTCCAGTAATGATACAGTTTATGGCATTTACATTCGGCCTTATTGCAGTCAGCCTTACCTATTTCCTGAGCAGGAACTTCAAAGGCAACACCATTTTAATGATGGTGCTTGGAGGAATAGCCATCGGGGCGCTGTTTTCAGCATTTACCTCCTGTATCAAGTACCTTGCAGACCCTAACAGCAAGCTGCCGGAAATTGTATACTGGCTTATGGGTAGTCTAGCTTCAGTTACGAGCAGTAGCATAATGATGATTATTGTGCCCATCTTAATCGGTTTTACAGCTCTTTTACTGGTAAGGTGGAGACTCAACGTTCTTTCTATGGGTGATGATGAAGCCAGAGCACTTGGTATAAATATAGACAGGCTAAGGATACTTGTAATTATATGCTGTACACTTTTAACTGCTGCCGCTGTAAGCATAAGCGGTATTATAGGCTGGGTCGGCCTGGTAATACCACACGTAGCCAGAATGATTGTAGGGCCAGACCACAGGAAACTTTTACCTGCAAGTATTGCACTAGGCGCATTTTTCTTATTGTTAGTGGACGATGTGTGCAGAACTGCAGTCTCAATTGAAATACCTCTCGGAATATTAACCGCAATAATTGGAGCTCCTTTCTTCGTTTATCTCCTCAATAAAGGTTATGAGGGATGGTCATGAGCAAAATTCTTGAAATAAAACATGCAGGATTCTCTTACAATCAAAAAGAGGATATTTTTAATGATGTAAACCTTTCACTTGAAAGTGGAGATGTCCTATGCATATTAGGCCCAAATGGAACCGGTAAATCAACTTTAATTAAATGCATGAATGGACTGCTTAAATTAAACAGTGGAAATATACTCATAAACAACCAAAACATTCATTCGCTGAATAAAAATGATTTAGCAAAGATAATAGGTTACATACCCCAGTCGCATAATTCAACATTTGCATTTTCAGTCTTCGATGTTGTTTTGATGGGCAGAGCACCTCATTTAAGTTTAACATCGGTTCCTGGAGATAAAGACTACAAAATAGCTGAAGAGGCATTAAAAAGCCTTGGAATTTCCCACCTGACCGATAAAACTTACACTGAAATCAGCGGGGGAGAACGGCAGATGGTGCTCATAGCAAGAGTTTTAGCCCAGCAGCCCCAAATACTGCTTCTTGATGAACCAACATCACATCTGGACTTTGGAAACCAGATACGTACCCTCGATGTCATAAATAAACTGGCAGAAAATGGATTATCTGTCATTATGACTTCACACTTTCCAGACCATGCTTTTTTATCATCCAATAAAGTTGCCATTATGAACGGTGGGACAATTATGGAAATAGGAACTCCAGAAAGCGTTATTACAGAAGAAAATATGAGGCGTGCCTATAATATCGACGTTAAAATAATGGAAGTAGACGAACACAGGAAAGCATGCATACCTATGCCCATAAAATAACTCATTATTATTACCTTTTTTTAAATTTATATGTTTAACTGATATGTTTATATACACATATCGAACAGATTCATAATTGACAAAAAAATCAA contains these protein-coding regions:
- a CDS encoding class I SAM-dependent methyltransferase; this encodes MTDINKGNNSILDINDIDWNRMWNEALQKMPRENEKNRWDKIAPKFNEWMKTDDYPRILASKIHKEPDYTVLDLGCGNGSITLEVAKHVKQVTAVDMSNEMLKFVEKNAKKKGISNIEYMQSSIEDLDPDKIGQYDVVLASRSLGNVLNLKKELKKIDNIAKKYVYMTHWSATSHQFEKDLSEIIGVPHYISPDYMYVYNMLYQMGIYASLEPIECVSRHIYNNLDDAVERRIWKLGWTTNNIKEEKKAKIENFLKKKLVKRDDGTLEYTTNDPNWMLLWWKK
- a CDS encoding ABC transporter ATP-binding protein encodes the protein MSKILEIKHAGFSYNQKEDIFNDVNLSLESGDVLCILGPNGTGKSTLIKCMNGLLKLNSGNILINNQNIHSLNKNDLAKIIGYIPQSHNSTFAFSVFDVVLMGRAPHLSLTSVPGDKDYKIAEEALKSLGISHLTDKTYTEISGGERQMVLIARVLAQQPQILLLDEPTSHLDFGNQIRTLDVINKLAENGLSVIMTSHFPDHAFLSSNKVAIMNGGTIMEIGTPESVITEENMRRAYNIDVKIMEVDEHRKACIPMPIK
- a CDS encoding FecCD family ABC transporter permease, translated to MQKTIKETSVISVLILLPVILFFASFLIGRYPVSPLDVLMALLPIKTNLSPAVYTVVWDIRLPRIMAAMIVGAALSVSGASFQGTFQNPLVSPDILGVSAGAGFGAALAILLGSSPVMIQFMAFTFGLIAVSLTYFLSRNFKGNTILMMVLGGIAIGALFSAFTSCIKYLADPNSKLPEIVYWLMGSLASVTSSSIMMIIVPILIGFTALLLVRWRLNVLSMGDDEARALGINIDRLRILVIICCTLLTAAAVSISGIIGWVGLVIPHVARMIVGPDHRKLLPASIALGAFFLLLVDDVCRTAVSIEIPLGILTAIIGAPFFVYLLNKGYEGWS
- a CDS encoding iron ABC transporter substrate-binding protein; protein product: MDKKIIVGAIAVIAVVAVAVGYMSFGSSIPGTGNTTLTDMTGRTVHVPGEVISVLATSPPVTNIVYMLAPDKLGGWNSNLTADSKKYIPEKYQNLTVVGGWFGTYTGNPETFIAANPSLILDDVSVSGNSSSAAQISDMQSKMGSISVVAVLSSTNVTNYTASIQFLGKILGEEEQANKLISFYNNVSKTVNSTVSSIPENEKVTVYYAESSSGLQTDPSGSSHSQLINLCGGINVAQVAVKQGMGMSQVSMEQVLSWNPEIIITNDKQFYSSVYSNSSWKDVKAVQDKKVYLAPNSPIGWFDRPPGVNTIIGIPWTAKALYPDKFKDLNMTKLTKEFYMEFYHYNLTDSDVQDLLNNQMS